In a single window of the Limnochorda sp. L945t genome:
- a CDS encoding methionine ABC transporter permease — MERMMTSVLWQALLETLYMTGVATVLAHVAGVPLGVLLVVTDRGHVLEQRALHEVLAGVVNVGRSIPFIILLVAIIPFTRWVVGTSIGTTAAMVPLTVAAIPFVARLVEAALREVDPGVVEAAQAMGATPWQIVTRVLLPEALPGLALGAAITAISVVGYSAMAGAVGGGGLGDLAVRYGYQRFRTDIMAQTVILLVVLVQGMQALGDAAARRIGRRR; from the coding sequence GTGGAGCGCATGATGACGTCGGTTCTCTGGCAGGCCCTGCTCGAGACCCTGTACATGACCGGCGTCGCCACGGTGCTGGCGCACGTGGCCGGCGTGCCGCTGGGCGTTTTGCTGGTGGTGACGGACCGCGGGCACGTGCTCGAGCAGCGCGCCCTGCACGAAGTGCTGGCAGGCGTGGTCAACGTCGGGCGGTCCATCCCGTTCATCATCTTGCTGGTCGCGATCATTCCGTTCACCCGCTGGGTGGTGGGCACTTCCATCGGCACCACGGCGGCCATGGTGCCCCTGACGGTGGCGGCCATCCCGTTCGTCGCGCGCCTGGTCGAGGCGGCGCTGCGCGAGGTCGACCCGGGCGTCGTGGAGGCGGCCCAGGCCATGGGGGCGACCCCGTGGCAGATCGTCACCCGCGTGCTGTTGCCCGAGGCTTTGCCGGGCCTGGCGCTGGGAGCGGCCATCACGGCGATCAGCGTGGTGGGCTACTCGGCCATGGCCGGCGCGGTGGGGGGAGGGGGACTGGGCGACCTGGCCGTTCGCTACGGGTACCAGCGGTTCCGCACGGACATCATGGCCCAGACGGTCATACTCCTCGTCGTGCTCGTCCAGGGCATGCAGGCGCTGGGAGACGCGGCCGCCCGGCGGATCGGGCGGCGGCGCTAG
- a CDS encoding methionine ABC transporter ATP-binding protein → MVLIEGLTKVFRQGGREVVALDDVHLSVRAGEIFGIIGLSGAGKSTLVRCINLLERPDRGRIEVDGLEMTSLDARALRAARRRIGMVFQHFHLLRSRSVMGNVAFPLEIAGVPRAQIRRRVMELLELVGLADRADAYPSELSGGQRQRVGIARALAPEPKVLLCDEPTSALDAETTTSILELLRDINRTLGITVLLITHELPVVQAICHRVAVMADARVQEVGDTASIITRPRSQAGRRLVGAAAERALAALRSRLDGAAPGAPDTPAGKLFRLAFLGPAAEQPVISRVVREFDVMVNIIHGSIDRIGAVPFGVLVVAMDGRPEAVDAAAQWLREQGVEVVEWSA, encoded by the coding sequence ATGGTCCTCATCGAAGGGCTCACCAAGGTCTTCCGGCAGGGGGGCCGGGAGGTCGTGGCGCTGGACGACGTGCACCTGTCCGTCCGGGCCGGAGAGATCTTCGGCATCATCGGCCTTTCGGGCGCGGGCAAGAGCACGCTCGTCCGGTGCATCAACCTCCTGGAGCGGCCGGACCGGGGAAGGATCGAGGTCGACGGGCTCGAGATGACCAGCCTCGACGCCCGAGCGCTGCGTGCCGCTCGTCGCCGCATCGGCATGGTGTTCCAGCACTTCCACCTCCTGCGCTCGCGCTCGGTCATGGGCAACGTCGCCTTTCCTCTGGAGATCGCCGGTGTGCCCCGCGCCCAGATCCGCCGGCGGGTCATGGAGCTCCTGGAGCTGGTGGGCCTCGCCGACCGGGCAGACGCGTACCCTTCCGAACTCAGCGGCGGCCAGCGCCAGCGGGTCGGCATCGCTCGGGCCCTCGCCCCCGAGCCCAAGGTCCTGCTCTGCGACGAGCCGACGTCGGCGCTCGACGCCGAGACGACCACCTCGATCCTGGAACTCCTGCGGGACATCAACCGGACGTTGGGCATCACCGTCCTGCTCATCACCCACGAACTCCCGGTCGTCCAGGCCATCTGCCACCGCGTGGCGGTCATGGCCGACGCGCGCGTGCAGGAGGTGGGGGACACCGCCTCGATCATCACGCGGCCCCGGTCCCAGGCCGGGAGACGGCTGGTGGGAGCGGCCGCCGAACGCGCCCTGGCCGCCCTGCGGTCGCGGCTGGACGGCGCCGCGCCCGGCGCTCCCGATACCCCGGCTGGGAAGCTGTTCCGCCTGGCGTTCCTGGGGCCGGCAGCGGAACAGCCGGTGATCTCGCGGGTGGTGAGAGAGTTCGACGTGATGGTCAACATCATCCATGGCAGCATCGACCGCATCGGTGCGGTGCCCTTCGGGGTGCTGGTGGTGGCCATGGACGGGCGGCCCGAGGCGGTAGATGCCGCCGCGCAGTGGCTGCGAGAGCAAGGCGTCGAGGTGGTCGAGTGGAGCGCATGA
- a CDS encoding 4Fe-4S binding protein, whose protein sequence is MKTVTIAIDEARCKACELCMAFCPQEVLRLASGRFNALGYPPAEVLHPEACTGCGHCARMCPEAAITVTITRLARAGAV, encoded by the coding sequence GTGAAAACGGTTACTATCGCGATCGACGAAGCCCGGTGCAAGGCGTGCGAGCTGTGCATGGCCTTCTGTCCCCAGGAGGTGCTCCGGCTGGCGTCGGGGAGGTTCAACGCGCTGGGCTACCCGCCGGCGGAGGTCCTTCACCCCGAGGCCTGCACGGGATGCGGCCACTGCGCCCGCATGTGTCCCGAGGCCGCGATCACCGTCACCATCACCCGCCTCGCGAGGGCAGGGGCCGTTTGA
- a CDS encoding 3-methyl-2-oxobutanoate dehydrogenase subunit VorB, with product MKGLEAMGEAAIRAGCRYFFGYPITPQSELPEYMARRLPEVGGVFLQAESEVAAINMVFGAAGAGGRVMTSSSSPGISLKQEGISYIAGAELPCVIVNMMRGGPGLGGIHPSQSDYFQATKGGGHGDYRLLVLAPASVQELADLMFEAFELSERYRNPVLVLGDGLLGQMMEPVRLPPEQAVAPPNRPWATTGARGRAPNLVSSFHIDPAELEALNLRLQEKYRTIRAEQTRFAVEDPEGDARLFLVAYGTAARVCRAAMRRARAEGIPTGLIRPISLWPFPDAAFEQVMERALGFLTVELSLGQMVEDVRLAVAGRRPVEFYGRTGGMLPDPEAIVERLHLLWEKVGVRHG from the coding sequence ATGAAGGGCCTCGAAGCCATGGGGGAAGCGGCTATCCGAGCAGGATGCCGCTATTTTTTTGGCTACCCTATCACGCCCCAGTCCGAGCTCCCGGAGTACATGGCCCGCCGCTTGCCGGAGGTCGGCGGGGTCTTCTTGCAGGCCGAGAGCGAGGTGGCGGCCATCAACATGGTCTTCGGCGCCGCCGGCGCCGGCGGCCGGGTGATGACCTCCTCCTCGAGTCCCGGCATCAGCCTCAAGCAAGAGGGCATCTCCTACATCGCCGGAGCCGAACTCCCTTGCGTCATCGTCAACATGATGCGGGGAGGCCCGGGCCTGGGGGGCATCCATCCCTCCCAGTCCGACTACTTCCAGGCGACCAAGGGAGGGGGCCACGGCGACTACCGGCTGCTGGTGCTGGCTCCCGCCTCGGTCCAGGAGCTGGCCGACCTCATGTTCGAGGCGTTCGAGCTTTCCGAGCGCTACCGCAATCCCGTCCTGGTGCTCGGAGACGGCCTGTTGGGGCAGATGATGGAGCCCGTACGGCTGCCGCCGGAGCAGGCCGTGGCGCCCCCCAATCGCCCCTGGGCCACCACGGGTGCCAGGGGTCGCGCCCCCAACCTCGTGAGCTCGTTCCACATCGACCCGGCCGAGCTCGAAGCCCTCAACCTCCGCCTCCAGGAAAAGTACCGCACCATCCGGGCCGAGCAGACGCGGTTCGCCGTCGAGGATCCGGAGGGCGACGCGCGGCTCTTCCTGGTCGCCTACGGTACGGCGGCCCGGGTGTGCCGGGCGGCCATGCGCCGCGCCCGAGCCGAGGGCATCCCGACCGGGCTCATCCGGCCTATCTCGCTCTGGCCTTTCCCGGACGCTGCCTTCGAGCAGGTCATGGAGAGGGCGCTCGGCTTTCTCACGGTCGAGCTCAGCCTCGGGCAGATGGTGGAGGACGTACGCCTGGCCGTGGCGGGACGGCGGCCCGTGGAGTTCTACGGCCGTACGGGGGGCATGCTCCCCGACCCGGAGGCCATCGTCGAGCGGCTTCACCTTCTCTGGGAAAAGGTGGGTGTGCGGCATGGCTAA
- a CDS encoding thiamine pyrophosphate-dependent enzyme → MSDKVLHYCPGCTHGLAHRLVAEVIDELGILERTIGVASVGCSVFAYDYFRCDFQQAAHGRAPAVATGIKRVHPEAVVFTYQGDGDLAAIGTAEIVHAAARGEQITVIFINNAIYGMTGGQMAPTTLVGQATTTTPQGRAPERAGYPVRMSEILATLDGAAYIARMSLHDPLHVGRARRAIRKAFEVQLKGLGFSMVELLSSCPVNWGLKPIEALHWIEQRMIPSFPLGELKNTAGVV, encoded by the coding sequence ATGAGCGACAAGGTCCTCCACTATTGTCCCGGCTGTACCCACGGCCTGGCCCACCGGCTGGTCGCTGAGGTCATCGACGAGCTGGGGATCCTGGAGCGCACCATCGGGGTAGCTTCGGTGGGGTGCTCGGTCTTCGCCTACGACTATTTCCGGTGCGACTTCCAGCAGGCGGCTCACGGCCGGGCCCCGGCGGTCGCCACGGGCATCAAGCGGGTGCACCCCGAGGCGGTGGTCTTTACGTACCAGGGCGACGGGGACCTGGCCGCCATCGGCACGGCCGAGATCGTCCATGCGGCCGCCCGCGGCGAGCAGATCACCGTCATCTTCATCAACAACGCCATCTACGGCATGACCGGCGGGCAGATGGCGCCCACCACGCTGGTGGGCCAGGCCACCACCACCACTCCGCAGGGGCGGGCGCCAGAGCGTGCCGGCTACCCCGTCCGGATGAGCGAGATCCTGGCCACCCTCGACGGAGCCGCCTACATCGCCCGCATGTCTCTCCACGACCCCCTGCACGTCGGGCGGGCCAGGCGGGCCATTCGCAAGGCCTTCGAGGTGCAGCTCAAAGGCCTCGGCTTCAGCATGGTCGAGCTTCTGTCGAGCTGCCCCGTCAACTGGGGCCTCAAGCCCATCGAGGCCCTCCACTGGATCGAGCAACGCATGATCCCGTCCTTCCCGCTCGGAGAGCTGAAGAACACGGCGGGGGTGGTGTGA
- a CDS encoding 2-oxoacid:acceptor oxidoreductase family protein, whose amino-acid sequence MERQILIAGFGGQGVMLAGILLAEAAMAEGYEVSWAPSYGPEMRGGTAHCSVVIADEPVSSPVVTRPDGLIVLNGPSLERFEESVVPGGVLVANASLLGRPPRRTDLRVLLVQATEWATAQGAPAVANMVALGALAAAMGLVQLSSLQQAVHRTVHARRRHLIPLNERALEEGFRLGSRLLAPQGQHSGPA is encoded by the coding sequence GTGGAACGCCAGATCCTCATCGCGGGCTTCGGCGGCCAGGGCGTCATGCTGGCCGGCATCCTCCTGGCGGAGGCCGCCATGGCCGAAGGCTACGAGGTCTCCTGGGCGCCGTCGTACGGGCCGGAAATGCGGGGCGGCACGGCCCACTGCTCCGTGGTGATCGCCGACGAGCCGGTGAGCTCCCCGGTGGTGACCCGTCCGGACGGGCTCATCGTCCTCAACGGGCCGTCTCTGGAGCGCTTCGAAGAGAGCGTGGTGCCGGGCGGTGTGCTGGTGGCCAACGCGTCCTTGCTGGGCCGGCCTCCGCGGCGCACGGACCTTCGCGTCCTGCTGGTCCAGGCGACCGAGTGGGCCACCGCTCAAGGAGCGCCCGCCGTCGCCAATATGGTAGCCCTCGGGGCGCTCGCCGCGGCCATGGGCCTCGTGCAGCTATCGAGCCTCCAGCAGGCGGTCCACCGCACGGTGCATGCCCGCCGGCGCCACCTCATCCCGCTGAATGAAAGAGCTCTCGAGGAGGGCTTCCGGTTGGGCTCACGGCTCCTCGCCCCCCAGGGGCAGCATTCAGGGCCAGCGTGA
- a CDS encoding response regulator transcription factor: MRQAVVSHPQEPDRDHARKVRVLVADDHTLVREGIVMVLKSAPDVEVVGEAADGEQAIAATRQLQPDVVLMDISMPGLSGLEAIRQIRRDFPHVKILALTIHESEDYIVHVLRAGVHGYVVKRAAAQELLGAIRAVMRGESYLHPSIVKVVLSDYLHRLEQGQEEPVLTEREREIVRLIAEGYKNREIANQLHISLKTVETHRANIMQKLNISDRVQLVRFAIRTGLIEP; encoded by the coding sequence TTGAGGCAGGCCGTGGTCTCGCACCCACAAGAGCCCGACCGGGACCACGCCCGGAAGGTCCGCGTGCTGGTGGCGGACGATCACACGCTGGTTCGCGAGGGCATCGTGATGGTGCTGAAGTCGGCCCCCGACGTCGAGGTGGTAGGAGAGGCGGCCGACGGGGAGCAGGCCATCGCGGCGACGCGGCAGCTGCAACCGGATGTCGTGTTGATGGACATCTCCATGCCCGGGCTGTCCGGGCTGGAGGCGATCCGGCAGATCCGGCGGGACTTCCCTCACGTCAAGATCCTGGCGCTCACCATTCACGAGTCCGAGGACTACATCGTCCACGTGCTCCGGGCGGGCGTCCATGGGTACGTGGTCAAACGTGCCGCCGCCCAGGAGCTCCTGGGCGCCATCCGGGCGGTCATGCGGGGCGAATCATACCTGCATCCGAGCATCGTCAAGGTCGTCTTGAGCGACTACCTGCACCGGCTGGAGCAAGGCCAGGAGGAGCCCGTCCTGACGGAGCGGGAGCGGGAGATCGTGCGCCTCATCGCGGAAGGCTACAAGAACCGGGAGATCGCCAACCAGCTCCATATCAGCCTCAAGACGGTGGAGACGCACCGGGCCAACATCATGCAGAAGCTCAACATCAGCGACCGGGTCCAGCTCGTCCGGTTCGCGATCCGCACCGGCCTCATCGAACCGTAG
- a CDS encoding cytochrome c maturation protein CcmE — MKGRTRIWVGAAVMLAATLYLMVTGFRQTATYYLSVGEAIASVQSSGEPIPVRIRGQVREGTLEVDPVGLVVRFQLEQAPGDGGPAVQAAAAASQSLHVTYHGARPDNLEEGQQVIVEGRLSPGGELSATQLLVTCPSRYEAAPDGQEGR, encoded by the coding sequence TTGAAGGGGCGCACACGAATCTGGGTAGGCGCAGCGGTCATGCTGGCCGCCACCCTCTACCTGATGGTGACCGGCTTTCGCCAGACCGCCACGTACTACCTCTCGGTAGGAGAGGCGATCGCTTCCGTCCAGTCGAGCGGCGAACCTATCCCGGTGCGCATCCGGGGACAGGTGCGAGAGGGCACCCTTGAGGTCGATCCGGTCGGCCTGGTGGTGCGCTTCCAGCTCGAGCAAGCCCCTGGGGACGGCGGGCCTGCGGTGCAGGCTGCTGCCGCTGCCTCGCAGTCTCTGCACGTGACGTACCACGGCGCTCGCCCGGACAATCTCGAGGAAGGCCAGCAGGTGATCGTGGAGGGCCGCCTGTCCCCCGGCGGCGAACTCTCTGCTACCCAGTTGCTCGTGACGTGCCCCTCTCGCTACGAGGCGGCACCGGACGGACAGGAAGGGCGTTGA
- a CDS encoding formate dehydrogenase subunit gamma: MTTVARQSREARAQGTRAEEWYRRFTPWQVLEHAVLMVSFTGLALTGLAQKYASLGLSRWFIGAAGGIERVRAVHHVLGFVLMGLGVVHLFSVSIRALRYGPRTEMWPRVQDLRDLLHMLRYFMGLEQKPPAFGRYSYKEKFEYWAVVWGTVVMGLTGLMLMYPEITTRYLPGVAVPAARAAHGGEAVLAVLAILIWHMYNAHLRREVFPMDPVIFTGRLPMWRMEEEHPLELRSFAGTAIETPAIERLEPGISVDGEGGSVDGATVAPLERSRARR, translated from the coding sequence GTGACGACGGTGGCACGGCAAAGCCGCGAGGCTCGGGCGCAGGGTACGCGGGCCGAGGAGTGGTACCGGCGCTTCACGCCGTGGCAGGTGCTGGAGCACGCGGTGCTCATGGTGAGCTTCACGGGCCTCGCCTTGACGGGGCTGGCGCAGAAATACGCGTCGCTCGGGCTCTCCCGGTGGTTCATCGGCGCGGCCGGGGGGATCGAGCGGGTGCGGGCGGTGCATCACGTCCTCGGGTTCGTGCTCATGGGACTGGGGGTGGTGCACCTCTTCTCCGTCAGCATCCGAGCGCTCCGGTACGGCCCGCGGACGGAGATGTGGCCCCGTGTCCAGGACCTCAGGGACCTCTTACACATGCTCCGCTACTTCATGGGACTCGAGCAGAAGCCGCCGGCTTTCGGGCGGTATTCCTACAAGGAGAAGTTCGAGTACTGGGCGGTGGTCTGGGGTACGGTGGTGATGGGGCTCACCGGCCTCATGCTCATGTATCCCGAGATCACCACCCGGTATCTGCCGGGGGTCGCCGTACCTGCGGCACGGGCGGCGCACGGCGGCGAGGCGGTGCTGGCCGTGCTCGCCATCCTCATCTGGCACATGTACAACGCCCACCTGCGGCGGGAGGTCTTCCCCATGGATCCGGTCATCTTCACGGGGCGGTTGCCGATGTGGCGGATGGAGGAGGAGCACCCCCTGGAGCTCCGCAGCTTCGCGGGTACCGCCATCGAGACCCCGGCGATCGAGCGCCTGGAGCCTGGCATCTCGGTCGACGGGGAAGGAGGCTCCGTCGACGGAGCTACGGTAGCGCCCTTGGAGAGAAGCCGGGCGCGCCGGTGA